From a single Tistrella mobilis genomic region:
- a CDS encoding invasion associated locus B family protein: protein MMQRGSTARLVLLAATLAATLGLAGTAGAVAQSAPAAKPADAPAPAEPQKVDGSAPAWTVTCVSRGRAAAADCTMEQRLFNSDNGQLMSVAVVSVPGESRKPELVLQLPTGLTLTEPVTLAVDDGTPVPVTVRSCDGRGCFAALPLSGDLLKAMRAGKVMSVRAVAGNGAVLTFPHMLIDFTAAFDAVK from the coding sequence ATGATGCAGCGCGGCTCCACCGCCCGTCTGGTTCTTCTTGCCGCCACGCTTGCGGCGACCCTCGGCCTGGCGGGCACCGCCGGCGCGGTGGCGCAGAGCGCGCCCGCCGCAAAGCCGGCCGATGCCCCCGCCCCCGCCGAACCGCAGAAGGTGGACGGCTCGGCCCCGGCCTGGACGGTGACCTGCGTGTCGCGCGGGCGCGCCGCCGCGGCCGACTGCACCATGGAGCAGCGGCTGTTCAACAGCGATAACGGCCAGCTGATGTCGGTGGCGGTGGTCAGCGTGCCGGGCGAAAGCCGCAAGCCCGAGCTGGTGCTGCAGCTGCCGACCGGCCTGACCCTGACCGAGCCCGTGACCCTGGCGGTGGATGACGGCACGCCGGTGCCGGTGACCGTGCGGTCCTGCGACGGCCGCGGCTGCTTCGCGGCCCTGCCGCTCAGCGGCGATCTTCTGAAAGCGATGCGCGCCGGCAAGGTGATGTCGGTCCGTGCCGTCGCCGGCAACGGCGCCGTGCTGACCTTCCCCCATATGCTGATCGATTTCACCGCCGCCTTCGACGCGGTGAAGTGA
- a CDS encoding universal stress protein, translating to MPTPAAPHPLARILLATDLSARSDRALDRAVALARETGAALTVLHVSEADAAEEIDTEDRLRQAEARLLADLPAAVLAEIGAPSGPVTIRTRVADGDPAAVIRRIAEDDGFDLIVTGLARSEPLGRLLLGDTVDRLLRRSAVPVLVVRRRATGPYRRMLIATDLSAPARRAAEAALTLLPEVPATVIHAFETPFQKISTDPAVQIRAHGDTAARRLTDEIDALAVPTARLDGLTRIVLPGPADDAVATELARDHADLVVLGTRGQGVVAEAVLGSMAKRILARVEPDVLVVPRGH from the coding sequence CTCGCCACCGATCTCAGCGCCCGCAGCGATCGGGCGCTCGACCGGGCGGTGGCGCTGGCCCGCGAGACCGGGGCGGCGCTGACGGTGCTGCATGTGAGCGAGGCCGACGCTGCCGAAGAGATCGACACCGAAGACCGGCTGCGACAGGCCGAAGCCCGGCTGCTGGCCGATCTGCCGGCGGCCGTGCTGGCGGAGATCGGCGCCCCGTCCGGCCCCGTCACCATCCGCACCCGGGTGGCGGATGGCGACCCGGCGGCGGTGATCCGCCGGATCGCCGAAGACGACGGCTTCGATCTGATCGTCACCGGCCTTGCCCGCAGCGAGCCCCTGGGCCGGCTGCTGCTGGGCGATACGGTGGACCGGCTGCTGCGCCGATCGGCCGTGCCGGTGCTGGTGGTGCGGCGGCGGGCGACCGGCCCCTATCGCCGGATGCTGATCGCCACCGATCTTTCGGCCCCTGCCCGCCGGGCGGCCGAGGCGGCGCTGACCCTGCTGCCCGAGGTGCCGGCCACGGTGATCCACGCCTTCGAAACCCCGTTTCAGAAGATCTCGACCGATCCGGCCGTTCAGATCCGCGCGCATGGCGATACCGCGGCACGCCGGCTGACGGATGAAATCGACGCGCTGGCGGTGCCGACCGCCCGGCTCGACGGGCTGACGCGCATCGTGCTGCCCGGGCCGGCAGACGATGCGGTGGCGACTGAACTGGCCCGCGACCATGCCGATCTGGTGGTGCTGGGCACCCGCGGCCAGGGCGTGGTGGCCGAGGCGGTGCTGGGCAGCATGGCCAAACGCATCCTGGCGAGGGTGGAGCCCGACGTTCTGGTCGTGCCGCGCGGCCACTGA